DNA from Kwoniella newhampshirensis strain CBS 13917 chromosome 14, whole genome shotgun sequence:
CTATCGATCCGCAGGGCAgttgggagaaggagatcgatGTCTTTGCGAAAGAACGAGGATACAAAAACGTGCGTGGACCGGAATACTAGATAGATCACTCTTTTCTCGGTGGGACTAGACGCTCTCGTCCTTCCGTCTCCCATGTGTGAAGGACGTGAGCGAGACTGTCGGAATGAGAAATGAGAAATACCAATCTCAGTCGTGCTGACCCTGTTCGCGCGTTCGCAGAGAGATCAAATTACTGTTACTCCCGCTGGATTAGGAGATGCCTACGAgaccaagatcaagtcattcttcgacgagtgagtggacgGCCCAAAACCCCTTTGCAACACTGTCATCTCCTGCTGTCTTCGTTCCTCTTTGCTGGTCCCTCTTTCGCACGCCAATATTCTTCCGATCGTCCCCTCTGTCTACCAGTCCCCATTGGTCTTAGCGGCTCGTCACTCCGAATTCATGTTGACTGGATCAACCCTGCAGACACCTTcacgaagacgaagagatccGGTATATCCTGGACGGATCAGGATACTTTGATATCCGAGGTATGTCCACCCGTCAGTTCAGTTCCCGTCTCATCTACCTCGAAGGAAATGTGATTTTATTGACGCAGTTGGACCACAGGCGAAGGAGCGTCGTATAACGATAGATGGATCAGGATCGCGTTGGGAAAAGGGGACTTGATCGTCCTTCCagcagggtgagtgggagtCTTCCTTCCGAGCGAGTGCCAAGATTGTGTAGAGAGATGTCACTGACGATGGTGTTCTGCTTTCTCATCACTGTATTGTCCTCCGAACCGCCATTGCCGTCCGCGATACATCTCGAACCCCCATTATGCCCTAACAGGATATATCACCGATTCACCGTAGATTCAGCCAATATGATCACTGCCATGCGTCTCTTCCAGGACGAACCGAAATGGACACCCTACTCTCGATCGGATCAGACAACGGACGGAAGACCAGCTAGAGCGGCTTATCTCGACGAAGTGAAGAGGGCTGTCAGTTCGACTGCTTAGGCGATTGTGATGAGAGTGCCATGTACTGTAATATGCCAATGAATCATGTTGATTCATATTCGTTTTTCTGCACTGATAAATACGGCGTTCATGCTTAACGGGGCGTTTTGACTGTCGCTATTCTAACCTCTGAGCAGTCCTCTCTCGTTGGATACCTACACTCCCCGTCGACCATCTCCTGCGTAatcctctgcttcctcaTGCGCTCACCCccttctgcttccttctccctgcATAGCATATGTTCCATTTCTCGTTCGTTATAATTCTATGCAATGAAAAGTGACGATCCAACCTGTAGGATTTCCCTTCACACACAAGCCTACTCCTCGCTCCTTCCACCTAACCACCTTCCCACTCCCTCATAACAAGCGATCATCAACCCACAGGCCGGCGCTACCTTCCCGCACCTAGCACTTAAACCGGCGAACAACGCTCCTGCACCTTCCGTCT
Protein-coding regions in this window:
- a CDS encoding 1,2-dihydroxy-3-keto-5-methylthiopentene dioxygenase; this translates as MRAYVYDDIPGDQRLPHDSGSSISESTLKHLGVTYKEIPIDPQGSWEKEIDVFAKERGYKNRDQITVTPAGLGDAYETKIKSFFDEHLHEDEEIRYILDGSGYFDIRGEGASYNDRWIRIALGKGDLIVLPAGIYHRFTVDSANMITAMRLFQDEPKWTPYSRSDQTTDGRPARAAYLDEVKRAVSSTA